A stretch of Labrus mixtus chromosome 7, fLabMix1.1, whole genome shotgun sequence DNA encodes these proteins:
- the tmem167b gene encoding protein kish-B, with protein sequence MTNVYSFDGILVFGLLFICTCAYLKKVPRINSWLLSEKKGVWGVFYKAAIIGTRLHIAVAISCLAMAFYIVFLK encoded by the exons TGTACTCTTTCGATGGCATCCTGGTGTTTGGGCTGCTGTTCATCTGCACTTGTGCGTACCTCAAAAAGGTTCCTCGCATCAACAGCTGGCTGCtgtcagagaagaaaggagTGTGGGGCGTCTTCTACAAAG CTGCGATAATTGGGACGCGGCTTCACATCGCTGTGGCGATTTCCTGTTTGGCCATGGCTTTCTacattgtctttttaaaatga